In the Geobacter sp. FeAm09 genome, one interval contains:
- a CDS encoding metalloprotease family protein: MSIRLIVSLLTFPGVVVHEFAHAWACRRLGIRVVKVCYLRLGNPVGYVLHEQPASAVQHIMVAVAPFFVSTAAALAVSLLASLLAASPAAAEFRDPAVLAGAWLGFSIALHAFPSSGDGDALWRDVTSPHMGFPGKLLLVPAVGLIRLCQAGTAIWLDALFATVLVALPPLLLVAFMG, encoded by the coding sequence ATGAGCATCCGGCTGATCGTCTCGCTTTTGACCTTTCCGGGCGTGGTGGTGCACGAATTCGCCCATGCCTGGGCCTGCCGCCGGCTCGGCATCCGCGTCGTCAAGGTCTGTTATCTGCGTCTGGGCAACCCCGTGGGGTATGTGCTCCATGAACAGCCGGCATCCGCCGTTCAGCACATCATGGTGGCGGTGGCGCCGTTTTTCGTTTCCACCGCGGCGGCCCTGGCGGTCAGCCTGCTGGCGTCCCTCCTCGCCGCAAGCCCGGCGGCGGCCGAATTCCGGGACCCTGCCGTGCTTGCCGGGGCCTGGCTCGGCTTTTCCATCGCCCTGCACGCCTTTCCCAGCAGCGGCGACGGCGATGCCCTCTGGCGGGACGTCACCAGCCCGCACATGGGCTTCCCGGGAAAACTGCTGCTCGTGCCGGCGGTGGGGCTGATCCGCCTGTGCCAGGCCGGTACCGCCATCTGGCTCGACGCCCTGTTCGCCACGGTTCTGGTCGCCCTGCCGCCGCTCCTGCTGGTGGCGTTCATGGGGTGA
- the pdhA gene encoding pyruvate dehydrogenase (acetyl-transferring) E1 component subunit alpha, translated as METRLRMVLPDQELLRLYGQMFLSREFEEHCAEQYAKGNITGFLHLYSGQEAVAVGATAGLHKDDYILSAYREHAQAIVRGADPKRVMAELFGKATGLCKGKGGSMHLFDPSLNFMGGYAIVGGQFPLSAGLAFSAKYRGEDRIAACFFGDGAVNQGTFHESLNWAQLWELPVLFICENNFYGIGTEVHRSSALASIHRRTCGYDIPSEKVDGMDVIAVYKAVKHAAEKVREAGRPYFIEATTYRFRGHSMADPGKYRSAAEHELWKSRDPLPNFAKRLLEEGIATREALDAIEAGCRAQVAEAVAFAEESPWPEDGEVYSDIYV; from the coding sequence ATGGAAACCAGACTGCGTATGGTTTTGCCGGATCAGGAACTGCTGAGGCTCTACGGGCAGATGTTTCTTTCGCGGGAATTCGAGGAGCATTGCGCCGAACAGTACGCCAAGGGGAATATCACCGGATTCCTCCATCTGTACAGCGGCCAGGAGGCCGTGGCGGTGGGGGCGACGGCCGGCCTGCACAAGGACGATTATATCCTGTCGGCCTATCGTGAACATGCCCAGGCCATCGTGCGGGGCGCCGACCCGAAGCGGGTCATGGCCGAACTGTTCGGCAAGGCCACCGGCCTCTGCAAGGGGAAGGGGGGCTCCATGCACCTCTTCGATCCGTCTCTCAACTTCATGGGGGGCTACGCCATCGTCGGCGGCCAGTTCCCCCTCTCCGCCGGGCTGGCCTTCAGCGCCAAGTACCGGGGCGAGGACCGCATCGCCGCCTGCTTCTTCGGCGACGGCGCGGTCAACCAGGGCACCTTCCACGAATCCCTCAACTGGGCCCAGTTGTGGGAACTGCCGGTACTCTTCATCTGCGAGAACAACTTCTACGGCATCGGCACCGAGGTGCACCGCTCCTCGGCCCTGGCCTCCATCCACCGCCGCACCTGCGGCTATGACATCCCCTCGGAAAAGGTTGACGGCATGGACGTGATCGCGGTCTACAAGGCGGTGAAGCACGCCGCCGAAAAGGTGCGGGAAGCCGGGCGGCCCTACTTCATCGAGGCCACCACCTACCGTTTCCGGGGGCATTCCATGGCCGATCCGGGCAAATACCGCTCGGCCGCCGAGCACGAATTGTGGAAGTCCCGCGACCCGCTGCCCAATTTTGCCAAACGTCTGCTGGAGGAGGGGATCGCCACCCGGGAGGCCCTGGACGCCATCGAGGCGGGGTGCCGGGCGCAGGTGGCGGAGGCGGTGGCCTTTGCCGAGGAATCGCCCTGGCCGGAGGATGGCGAGGTGTACAGCGATATCTATGTCTGA
- a CDS encoding HDOD domain-containing protein, translated as MDKAAMMIKARKLFKDVSDLPTIPVIVSRVIRLLDNHESNPDEIADLILSDQVLAARVIRVVNSPLYMPGSKITSVKRALLYLGFRSVREMILTSYFVDGFKVQEQPFDLNVFWMHSFSVGSMSRRIAAMVGYADTELAYMVGIIHDIGKVFFGHYLKEEYGEMLATINYTRCTTYDAEQETFGTTHCEVGLCLAQRWNFPPVYSDVISHHHTSELAIEDPLLTAIVALADFFCLAYTISDSVAQATKPDRSEEYAWNLLRQHSRHPLPDNMGDFFFMLSDEYVEVFREVNQLFNTMTTA; from the coding sequence TTGGACAAAGCAGCAATGATGATCAAGGCCCGCAAGCTGTTCAAGGACGTGAGCGACCTGCCGACCATCCCGGTGATCGTTTCACGGGTCATCAGGCTCCTGGACAACCACGAGTCCAACCCGGACGAGATCGCGGACCTGATCCTCTCCGACCAGGTGCTGGCGGCACGGGTCATCAGGGTGGTGAACTCGCCGCTCTACATGCCGGGGAGCAAGATCACCTCGGTAAAACGCGCCCTGCTCTACCTGGGGTTCAGGAGCGTGCGCGAGATGATCCTCACCAGCTATTTCGTGGACGGCTTCAAGGTCCAGGAACAGCCCTTCGACCTGAACGTCTTCTGGATGCATTCCTTCAGCGTCGGCTCCATGTCCCGCCGCATCGCCGCCATGGTGGGGTACGCCGATACCGAGCTGGCCTACATGGTCGGCATCATCCACGACATCGGCAAGGTCTTCTTCGGCCATTATCTCAAGGAAGAATACGGCGAGATGCTCGCCACCATCAATTACACCCGCTGCACGACCTACGACGCCGAGCAGGAGACTTTCGGCACCACCCACTGCGAGGTGGGGCTCTGCCTGGCCCAGCGCTGGAACTTCCCGCCGGTGTACAGCGACGTCATCTCCCACCACCACACCTCCGAACTGGCCATAGAGGACCCGCTCTTGACCGCCATCGTCGCGCTGGCCGACTTTTTCTGCCTCGCCTACACCATCTCGGACAGCGTGGCCCAGGCCACCAAACCCGACCGGTCCGAGGAATACGCCTGGAACCTGCTCAGGCAGCATTCGCGCCATCCCCTTCCCGACAATATGGGAGACTTCTTCTTCATGCTCTCCGATGAGTATGTGGAGGTCTTCCGCGAGGTGAACCAGCTCTTCAACACCATGACCACGGCGTGA
- a CDS encoding dihydrolipoamide acetyltransferase family protein — protein sequence MATEITMPKLSDTMTEGSFIGWRKQVGERVERGEVIAEVETDKAVMELEAFTSGVLLKIMAKEGENVPVGTVLGLIGEPGEVAAGTEAPSHEAAAVTPAPAKPPAPLAQEAAPPPPLAPPPSAPPGHDGDDHEKASPLVRRMAREMGVDLSRVRGSGPEGRILQEDLAAQPAEAPAAPDATGPAVVPPGPAEVASPAVPPAPSAMRQAIAATVSRSWQEIPFFTATVEVGMDACREVVSELKGSAGQVGYHALLLKACGVALTGFPLLIAGGAGGPVNISFAVALPDGLLMPVVRDCAHLPAAEIEREAARLADRARSGRLASEEMSGGGFSLSNLGMYGVDEFHALILPGQVAVLAAGTVAERPVVRNGQLGVAPTMRVTLSSDHRVVDGAYAARFLAEVRRVLEHPVLLLAAHDSP from the coding sequence ATGGCAACTGAAATCACCATGCCCAAGCTGTCGGATACCATGACCGAGGGGAGTTTCATCGGCTGGCGCAAACAGGTGGGTGAGCGGGTGGAGCGGGGCGAGGTGATCGCCGAGGTGGAAACCGACAAGGCGGTCATGGAACTGGAGGCGTTTACCTCGGGGGTCCTGCTCAAAATCATGGCGAAAGAGGGCGAAAACGTCCCGGTCGGCACGGTGCTCGGACTGATCGGCGAGCCGGGCGAGGTTGCGGCCGGGACGGAAGCGCCTTCCCACGAGGCTGCCGCCGTCACACCCGCTCCCGCGAAACCGCCGGCACCTCTCGCCCAGGAGGCGGCACCTCCGCCGCCGCTGGCGCCGCCTCCCTCCGCCCCCCCGGGGCACGACGGTGACGACCACGAAAAGGCGTCGCCCCTGGTGCGCCGCATGGCGCGGGAGATGGGCGTCGATCTCTCCCGGGTGCGCGGCAGCGGCCCCGAGGGGAGGATCCTTCAGGAAGACCTGGCGGCACAACCGGCAGAGGCCCCGGCGGCACCGGACGCCACAGGTCCGGCTGTTGTACCCCCTGGCCCGGCGGAGGTCGCCTCGCCTGCCGTCCCGCCGGCGCCGAGCGCCATGCGCCAGGCCATTGCCGCCACGGTCAGCCGTTCCTGGCAGGAGATCCCCTTTTTCACCGCCACGGTGGAGGTGGGGATGGATGCCTGTCGCGAAGTGGTCAGCGAACTGAAGGGGAGCGCCGGGCAGGTCGGCTACCATGCCCTGCTGCTCAAGGCATGCGGCGTTGCCCTCACGGGGTTTCCGCTGCTCATTGCCGGCGGTGCCGGCGGACCGGTCAACATCAGCTTCGCCGTGGCCCTGCCGGACGGCCTGTTGATGCCGGTGGTCAGGGATTGTGCGCACCTGCCGGCAGCGGAGATCGAACGGGAGGCCGCCCGCCTGGCGGACAGGGCCAGAAGCGGGCGGCTCGCCTCGGAAGAGATGTCGGGCGGGGGGTTCTCCCTCTCCAACCTGGGCATGTACGGGGTGGACGAATTCCACGCCCTGATCCTGCCGGGACAGGTTGCCGTCCTGGCGGCGGGTACCGTGGCCGAGCGGCCCGTGGTCAGAAACGGCCAACTCGGCGTGGCCCCCACCATGCGGGTCACCCTGTCGAGCGACCACCGGGTGGTGGACGGCGCCTACGCCGCCAGGTTCCTGGCCGAGGTGCGCCGCGTCCTGGAGCACCCGGTTTTGCTGCTGGCCGCCCATGATTCGCCGTGA
- a CDS encoding HD domain-containing protein, giving the protein MEQQRLAAIGRWFDDYTRTFLDTDPEGVENIRLKIEHTRKVCAVSDILAAGEGLSAEEARIAQAIALLHDVGRFPQYRRWRTFRDRDSDNHARLSVEVIAEQSLLAGLDSGECLLIEEAVRFHNLLELPERVASPTRLFMRLIRDADKLDIWRVFIELFTLPEERRASAATLDFPDLPGCTPACRDALLAQRVVRLDQCRVLNDFRLLQISWALDLGFASSYRLLQERDYIARLAGTINGKLDIGTAIDGIRREVARRAA; this is encoded by the coding sequence ATGGAACAACAGCGCCTTGCGGCTATCGGCCGATGGTTCGACGACTATACCCGCACTTTTCTCGATACCGACCCGGAAGGGGTTGAAAATATTCGGCTCAAGATCGAGCACACCCGCAAGGTCTGCGCGGTCAGCGACATCCTGGCGGCGGGCGAAGGGCTTTCGGCCGAGGAGGCCCGCATCGCGCAGGCCATCGCCCTGCTCCACGACGTGGGGCGTTTCCCCCAGTACCGCCGCTGGCGTACCTTCCGCGACCGCGACTCCGACAACCATGCCCGGCTTTCGGTGGAGGTGATCGCCGAACAGAGCCTGCTGGCCGGCCTCGATTCGGGCGAATGCCTGTTGATCGAGGAGGCGGTGCGCTTCCACAACCTGCTGGAACTGCCCGAACGGGTCGCTTCGCCCACCCGGCTGTTCATGCGGCTGATCCGGGACGCGGACAAACTGGATATCTGGCGGGTTTTCATCGAGCTTTTCACCCTGCCGGAGGAGCGGCGGGCCTCCGCCGCCACCCTGGATTTCCCCGATCTGCCGGGCTGCACGCCCGCCTGCCGGGATGCCTTGCTGGCGCAGCGGGTCGTGAGGCTCGATCAATGCCGGGTCCTCAACGACTTCAGGCTCTTGCAGATCTCCTGGGCCCTTGACCTGGGGTTCGCCTCGTCCTATCGCCTGCTGCAGGAGCGCGACTATATCGCTCGCCTGGCAGGCACCATCAATGGTAAACTGGATATCGGGACAGCCATCGACGGTATTCGGCGGGAGGTCGCCCGCCGGGCTGCATAG
- the ligA gene encoding NAD-dependent DNA ligase LigA: MQLPLLPDIHDPLESARARAEELRRQIEHHNRMYYVLDTPEVSDAEYDALFRELQAVEAHYPDLVTPESPTQRVGGAALDKFAPLPHRLPMLSLENATNEEEIREFDQRVKKVLALPAEAEVSYVCEPKMDGLAVELVYENGALSVASTRGDGLTGEDVTANIRTIRALPLRLAGTDAPQVLEVRGEVYLSLEAFQRINREKEENGEPPFANPRNAAAGSLRQLDPRITARRPLSLFCYAPGVSEGTTYDSQQEFFAFIGAHGLPVNPLVRPVTGIEAAVAYYHEMQERRESLPYEIDGTVIKVDSYTLQRELGEKSRSPRWAIACKFPPRQAETVVEAIVPSVGRTGVITPVAHLRPVVVSGVTVARATLHNWDEIAAKDIRIGDTVLVERAGDVIPAVVRVLTEKRTGRELLLPPPQTCPECGSEVVRIADEVAVRCMGLSCPPQIRESLIHFASRNAMDIEGLGEKFIEQLLSLGLVHNVADIYRLTRDDFMQFERMGDKLAGNLLAAIENSKQRELGRFIFALGIRHVGERTAKTLAQSYGSLENLEQATIEELTGIRDIGATVAHSIRTFFDNRDNVAVVRRLQEAGVAPTAEEKRVGGRLTGKSFVFTGGLAGFTRDQARRIVEDEGGHVVGSVSRKTDYVVAGEEPGSKLDKARELGVAVLSEAQFSELVQKTD, from the coding sequence ATGCAATTGCCCTTGTTGCCTGACATACACGATCCACTGGAGAGTGCTCGGGCCAGGGCCGAGGAACTTCGCCGCCAGATCGAGCACCACAACCGGATGTACTATGTGCTGGACACGCCGGAGGTCAGCGACGCCGAGTACGACGCCCTGTTCCGCGAACTCCAGGCGGTGGAGGCACACTACCCCGACCTGGTGACTCCCGAATCACCGACCCAGCGGGTCGGCGGCGCGGCCCTGGACAAGTTCGCCCCCCTGCCCCATCGGCTCCCCATGCTGTCGCTGGAAAACGCCACCAATGAAGAGGAGATCAGGGAGTTCGACCAGCGGGTCAAGAAGGTCCTGGCGCTGCCGGCCGAGGCGGAGGTGAGCTATGTTTGCGAGCCGAAGATGGACGGCCTGGCCGTGGAGCTGGTGTACGAGAACGGCGCACTGTCGGTGGCCTCCACCCGGGGCGACGGCCTGACCGGTGAAGACGTGACCGCGAATATCCGCACGATCCGCGCGCTCCCCCTGCGGCTTGCCGGCACCGACGCCCCGCAGGTGCTGGAGGTGCGGGGCGAGGTCTACCTTTCCCTGGAGGCATTCCAGCGCATCAACCGGGAAAAGGAGGAAAACGGCGAGCCCCCCTTTGCCAACCCGCGCAACGCGGCGGCCGGTTCGCTGCGCCAGCTGGACCCGCGCATCACGGCGCGGCGGCCGCTCTCCCTCTTCTGCTACGCCCCCGGCGTCAGCGAGGGGACGACCTACGATTCCCAGCAGGAGTTCTTCGCGTTCATTGGCGCCCACGGGCTGCCGGTCAACCCGCTGGTGCGCCCGGTGACCGGGATCGAGGCGGCGGTGGCGTATTACCACGAGATGCAGGAACGCCGGGAGTCGCTCCCCTACGAGATCGACGGCACGGTCATCAAGGTGGATTCCTATACCCTCCAGCGGGAGTTGGGAGAGAAGAGCCGTTCGCCCCGCTGGGCCATCGCCTGCAAATTCCCGCCGCGCCAGGCGGAGACCGTGGTGGAGGCCATTGTCCCGTCGGTGGGGCGCACCGGGGTGATTACGCCCGTGGCACACCTGCGGCCGGTGGTGGTTTCCGGGGTGACGGTGGCCCGCGCCACGCTGCACAACTGGGACGAGATCGCCGCCAAGGACATCCGCATCGGCGATACCGTTCTGGTGGAGCGGGCCGGCGACGTCATACCGGCGGTGGTCAGGGTGCTGACGGAAAAACGCACCGGCCGGGAGCTGCTGCTGCCACCGCCCCAGACCTGCCCGGAATGCGGCTCGGAGGTGGTCCGCATCGCCGACGAGGTGGCGGTGCGCTGCATGGGGCTTTCCTGCCCGCCCCAGATCCGCGAGTCGCTCATCCACTTCGCCTCGCGCAACGCCATGGACATCGAGGGGCTGGGGGAGAAGTTCATCGAACAGCTCCTCTCCCTGGGACTGGTGCACAACGTGGCCGACATCTACCGCCTGACCCGTGACGATTTCATGCAGTTCGAACGCATGGGGGACAAACTGGCCGGCAACCTTTTGGCGGCCATCGAGAACAGCAAACAGCGGGAGTTGGGCAGGTTCATCTTCGCCCTCGGCATCCGCCACGTGGGCGAACGCACGGCCAAGACCCTGGCCCAGTCCTACGGCAGCCTGGAGAATCTGGAGCAGGCGACCATCGAGGAACTGACCGGCATCCGCGACATCGGCGCCACCGTTGCCCACAGCATCCGCACCTTCTTTGACAACCGGGACAACGTGGCCGTCGTCCGGCGCCTGCAGGAAGCGGGCGTGGCCCCCACCGCCGAAGAGAAACGGGTCGGCGGCAGACTCACCGGCAAAAGCTTCGTATTCACCGGCGGACTTGCCGGGTTCACCCGCGATCAGGCCCGCCGGATCGTTGAAGACGAGGGGGGGCACGTGGTCGGCTCCGTCTCCCGAAAGACCGACTACGTCGTAGCCGGCGAAGAGCCGGGCAGCAAACTGGACAAGGCCAGGGAGCTGGGCGTTGCCGTGCTCTCGGAGGCCCAGTTTTCCGAACTCGTGCAGAAGACGGACTGA
- a CDS encoding DUF1847 domain-containing protein: protein MSDETPVSCSKCSAVWQKCGTTNCWSGDPASAPPKPGNCPSGTYDDVVKEAFGEYRGDSEEARIALVAARVEGLCYQRTAGSDVIMPRWTRVEDTIAFAKLMGYTRIGIATCIGLLDEADRLVAILKAQGLEPLSVCCKAGSIDKRELGLDEGDKVRPGTFEPACNPIAQAEICNRLKTDMNIILGLCVGHDMLFNKRSEAPVTTLVVKDRVTGHNPIAVLYGQNFYYKRLQKQEMKI from the coding sequence ATGTCGGACGAAACACCGGTTTCATGTTCCAAGTGCAGTGCCGTATGGCAGAAGTGCGGCACCACCAATTGCTGGAGCGGCGACCCGGCAAGTGCCCCCCCCAAGCCGGGCAACTGTCCGTCCGGCACCTATGACGACGTGGTGAAAGAGGCGTTCGGGGAATACCGGGGAGACAGCGAGGAGGCCCGCATCGCCCTGGTGGCGGCGCGGGTGGAGGGACTCTGCTACCAGCGGACGGCCGGGAGCGATGTGATCATGCCGCGCTGGACCCGGGTGGAGGACACCATCGCCTTTGCCAAGCTGATGGGATACACAAGGATCGGCATTGCCACCTGCATCGGCCTTCTGGACGAGGCCGACCGCCTCGTGGCCATCCTGAAGGCCCAGGGGCTCGAACCGCTGAGCGTCTGCTGCAAGGCCGGAAGCATCGACAAGCGGGAACTGGGGCTGGACGAAGGGGACAAGGTCAGGCCCGGCACCTTCGAACCGGCCTGCAACCCCATTGCCCAGGCCGAGATCTGCAACCGCCTCAAGACCGACATGAACATCATTCTCGGCCTCTGCGTCGGCCACGACATGCTTTTCAACAAACGTTCCGAGGCCCCGGTGACCACCCTGGTGGTCAAGGACCGGGTCACCGGCCACAACCCCATCGCCGTGCTATACGGACAAAACTTTTACTACAAGCGGCTGCAGAAACAGGAGATGAAAATATGA
- a CDS encoding sigma 54-interacting transcriptional regulator produces MHFAENPGLFGGIGVVDRAEFFKQVTSRICSSLHIEVALRRTLEYLVDYFPLDELYLDILDANLGAIRRIANVKLGETLPPKPIIPLSKKLWTWVAGKQVPFIMDVDDPNCRALSPLVKLEENSDLVLPLRIEENRIGHLVLRAYGKGKYTPAHADLLASAVEPFAIALANALAHEEVVKYQDILLDDNRFLKNELFSKVGDEVIGGNSGLCNVMEMVGQVAPLNNTVLLLGETGTGKEIIANTIHFMSPRKDGPFIKVNCGAIPESLIDSELFGHEKGAFTGAGTEKRGRFERAAGGTIFLDEIGELPPLAQVRLLRVLQNREIERVGGTKPIPVDIRVIAATHRNLGNMVSENLFREDLWFRLNVFPITIPPLRQRQEDIPALTRHFVVQKSKELGIAIPPPIAPGALERLRGYGWPGNVRELENLVEREIIRHRGGQLMFNSLLAAEAAEVAPPLQEGSAPGTLRLDHAMSLHISTVLKIAKGKIHGPGGAAELLGIKPGTLRARMDKLGIRYGRRR; encoded by the coding sequence ATGCACTTTGCTGAAAATCCAGGATTGTTTGGGGGGATAGGCGTGGTCGACAGAGCCGAATTTTTCAAGCAGGTAACCAGCAGAATTTGCAGCAGCCTCCATATAGAAGTCGCCCTCCGGAGGACGTTGGAGTATTTGGTCGATTATTTCCCCCTGGACGAATTGTACCTCGACATTCTCGACGCTAATCTGGGGGCAATTCGAAGAATTGCGAATGTCAAGCTGGGTGAGACGTTGCCGCCAAAGCCGATTATTCCTCTGTCCAAAAAACTCTGGACATGGGTGGCGGGAAAACAGGTCCCCTTCATCATGGACGTGGACGACCCGAACTGCCGGGCTTTGAGTCCGCTTGTCAAACTGGAGGAAAACTCCGATTTGGTCCTGCCGCTGCGGATCGAGGAAAACCGGATCGGCCACCTTGTGCTGCGGGCCTATGGCAAGGGGAAATACACCCCGGCGCACGCGGATCTTCTGGCCTCCGCCGTTGAACCCTTTGCCATCGCCCTGGCCAATGCCCTGGCTCACGAGGAGGTCGTGAAATACCAGGACATCCTCCTGGACGATAACCGTTTCCTTAAAAACGAGCTCTTTTCCAAAGTGGGTGATGAAGTCATTGGCGGAAATTCCGGGTTGTGCAACGTCATGGAAATGGTCGGCCAGGTGGCGCCGCTTAACAATACGGTGCTGCTCTTGGGAGAAACCGGCACCGGCAAGGAAATTATCGCCAATACCATCCATTTCATGTCGCCACGCAAAGACGGCCCATTCATCAAGGTCAACTGTGGTGCCATTCCAGAAAGCCTTATCGACAGTGAACTGTTTGGACACGAGAAAGGAGCCTTCACCGGCGCGGGCACCGAGAAGCGCGGCCGCTTCGAGCGGGCAGCGGGAGGGACCATCTTTCTGGACGAGATCGGCGAGCTGCCACCGCTGGCACAGGTGCGCCTTTTGAGGGTTCTCCAGAATAGGGAGATCGAAAGGGTCGGCGGCACGAAACCTATCCCCGTGGATATTCGGGTAATTGCGGCAACCCACCGAAACCTGGGGAACATGGTGTCTGAAAATCTTTTTCGGGAAGATCTGTGGTTCCGGCTGAACGTCTTTCCCATAACCATTCCTCCGTTGCGCCAACGCCAGGAAGATATCCCCGCCCTGACCCGTCACTTTGTCGTCCAAAAAAGCAAGGAGCTGGGGATCGCCATCCCCCCGCCCATTGCCCCCGGCGCACTGGAACGGCTGAGGGGCTATGGTTGGCCGGGCAATGTCCGCGAATTGGAAAACCTGGTGGAAAGGGAGATCATACGACATCGAGGAGGGCAACTGATGTTCAACTCGTTACTGGCCGCCGAGGCCGCAGAGGTGGCGCCACCCCTTCAAGAGGGGAGTGCCCCCGGCACGCTCAGGCTTGATCATGCCATGTCGCTGCACATCAGTACCGTTTTGAAGATCGCCAAAGGCAAGATACACGGTCCGGGCGGTGCCGCAGAACTGCTCGGCATTAAGCCCGGCACCCTGAGGGCGCGCATGGACAAGTTGGGGATCAGGTATGGCCGGAGAAGGTGA
- a CDS encoding alpha-ketoacid dehydrogenase subunit beta has translation MAEMTYRDAINLALREEMRRDPSVVVWGEDVALYEGSFKVTRGLLAEFGEERVKDTPISENTIIGVAVGAAMGGLRPVAELMTVNFALLAMDQIVNHMTKIRYMFGGQASVPMTIRMPGGGGSQLGAQHSQSLETFFMHCPGMRVLYPATPGDAKGLLKSAIRDNNPVVFLEHELLYNSKGEVPEDPEYLIPIGKAAVKRPGERVTIVAYARMTVLALQAAEELAREGISCEVVDLRSLAPLDDDTVMASVKKTGRAVVVEECWRTCGLGAEIASRIFENCFDVLQAPVRRVSGLDVPMPYSRKIEKLCIPQVETIVQAVKDVAGGRY, from the coding sequence ATGGCGGAAATGACCTATCGCGATGCCATCAACCTGGCCCTCAGGGAAGAGATGCGCCGCGACCCGTCGGTGGTGGTCTGGGGCGAGGATGTGGCGCTGTACGAGGGCTCCTTCAAGGTGACCCGCGGGCTGTTGGCCGAATTCGGCGAGGAGCGGGTCAAGGATACGCCCATCTCGGAGAATACCATCATCGGCGTGGCCGTGGGGGCGGCCATGGGGGGCCTGCGCCCGGTGGCCGAGCTGATGACGGTGAACTTCGCCCTGCTGGCCATGGACCAGATCGTCAACCACATGACCAAGATCCGTTACATGTTCGGCGGCCAGGCGTCGGTGCCCATGACGATCCGCATGCCGGGCGGCGGGGGGAGCCAGTTGGGGGCCCAGCACTCCCAGAGCCTGGAGACCTTTTTCATGCACTGCCCCGGGATGCGGGTGCTCTATCCCGCCACGCCGGGAGATGCCAAGGGGCTCCTGAAGAGCGCCATCCGCGACAACAACCCGGTCGTCTTCCTGGAGCATGAACTGCTCTACAACAGCAAGGGGGAGGTGCCGGAAGACCCGGAATACCTGATTCCCATCGGCAAGGCCGCCGTCAAGAGGCCGGGGGAGCGGGTCACCATCGTGGCCTATGCCCGCATGACCGTGCTGGCCCTCCAGGCGGCCGAGGAGTTGGCCCGGGAGGGGATTTCCTGCGAGGTGGTGGATCTGCGCAGCCTGGCGCCCCTGGACGACGATACCGTCATGGCCTCGGTGAAAAAGACCGGCCGGGCGGTGGTGGTGGAGGAGTGCTGGCGCACCTGCGGCCTGGGGGCCGAGATCGCCAGCCGGATCTTCGAAAACTGCTTCGATGTCCTGCAGGCGCCGGTCAGGCGCGTTTCGGGGCTGGACGTGCCCATGCCCTACTCGCGCAAGATCGAGAAACTCTGCATCCCCCAGGTGGAAACCATCGTCCAGGCCGTGAAGGACGTGGCGGGCGGCCGCTATTGA
- a CDS encoding FMN-dependent NADH-azoreductase — MAKVLYITSNLKPVEQSRSLMVAKEFLHAYLRHNPDDEIYFLDLYRDNIQRIDADVLSGWGKLRSGTSFAALSDDEQRKIGRIWKLADQFVGMDKYVFVTPMWNLGFPAELKMYIDTICVVGKTFTYTPAGAEGLLKNQGRKCLHIHSTGGFHYGKEEDHSVPYLKSIMGFMGIDEFEAIVIEGVDAIPQRAAEFKNQAIRKALEAAARF, encoded by the coding sequence ATGGCAAAAGTTCTCTACATAACCAGCAACCTGAAACCGGTAGAACAGTCCAGAAGCCTCATGGTCGCCAAGGAATTTTTGCACGCATATCTGCGCCACAATCCGGATGACGAGATATATTTCCTTGACCTCTACCGCGACAACATCCAGCGGATCGACGCAGACGTGTTGAGCGGCTGGGGAAAGTTGCGCAGTGGTACAAGCTTTGCGGCGCTGAGCGATGATGAACAGCGAAAAATAGGGCGCATCTGGAAGCTTGCAGACCAATTTGTCGGGATGGACAAGTACGTATTTGTGACGCCGATGTGGAATCTGGGGTTCCCGGCGGAACTAAAGATGTACATCGACACCATTTGCGTCGTCGGCAAAACGTTCACGTACACCCCCGCAGGAGCAGAGGGGCTGCTCAAAAATCAAGGGAGAAAGTGTTTGCATATCCACTCGACCGGCGGCTTCCATTACGGCAAGGAAGAGGATCATTCCGTACCGTACCTCAAGTCCATAATGGGCTTCATGGGCATCGATGAGTTCGAGGCCATCGTGATCGAAGGCGTTGATGCGATCCCCCAGAGGGCTGCAGAATTCAAAAACCAGGCAATCCGAAAAGCGCTGGAAGCTGCGGCGCGATTCTGA